CGTCACGCCCTTTTACCTCCTCCTTCCATTCTGCTCCATTTTTAAGTTCTTACGGCTCATCAAATGACCCTTCTCAAGAACGTGTAAACGAATATTCACTTCCctcaaattcaaattcaacTTACACGACACCTCTTCAATCAATTAACAACGAACATCCCCTTCCCACTGTTCTGGAAAATAATgctcttttaaataactcCGGTAACTCCCCTTCTTTAATAAACCATTTGCGTCAATATCTTAATCAAGATTTTAGTCGTCTACATCAATCCCCTTCACCCATCCCTAATTCTAATGATAATGACTCTCAAACCCGCCGGTCGTCTTGGTCATCTATCGCTTCTGCATTTAATGACTTTCCTGAAGAATTTCCGAATGCCAGCAATCCTGAAGCGCATTCGAATTTTACACCTCTTAACGGTAATGATGAAAGCACCGTCAATATGCTTAGCCGGTTACTTTCTGCTGCTGCCATTGAAACAGTTGCTTCAATTATGAATAGCGAAGCTAGGAATATGGACTCCCAGAATATGGCAAACGGTGAACCATCTCGCTTTCGTTCTGTTGATGGTTCATTTGAACAGTTCTTAACCGACCTTCGTAGTGGAAATTTGACTAATGTTCTTCAAAACTCTTCTCAAAATGGAAATGATCAAATTTCTTCTGACCCTGAGTCTAATTCCTCAGACCTTCAATACTTAAGGATGTTCCGTTTTCCGTCGTTTCATCAGTCTCACAATCAACCTGCCTCTAATAACGAAGCTTCAGATACAAATGGACCGGCTTTGGTGCCTGTCCTTATCGTTTGTATGCGTAGCATTTCCGAGACTTCCGAGGATCATGCGCCAACTATGACTCAAGAAAATCAAAGCCTTCATAACGAGAGTAGAGAAAACATATCCATTAACGATATAACCGAAAGAATGGCTCAGTCCACTGAATTTTCCACTGATCTTCCTCCTACATTCGAGAGAAGCaattcaactttttcacATCCTGAACCTACAAGAAGTGACTTTAGCCAGGCTTTTACGCCGGTATCCGATTTCCCTGCAAATCTTTTTCCTGGTTCCAGAAATTTGTTTCCAACGTCCAACTCGGGTAATCAATCTACTTCTTCGTTTTCGCGCTACAATCAACCTACTGTTTCCGTGGATTTAAGGAATTCAAGTATACTAAGAAGAGCTCAAGAACCTGTAAATGGTTCAACTGGAGAAAATCACATTGGAGATGATTAcatttcttcattattGGATAGTTCAAATT
Above is a genomic segment from Schizosaccharomyces pombe strain 972h- genome assembly, chromosome: III containing:
- a CDS encoding ubiquitin-protein ligase E3, translated to MGQTNSRHSLIETDEPTTSSRVSMLVDRVKLLWKRYTTPLSTEDGSREAHFAVPSENYADTPSRNTPNSSNGFPSETLVTSSAHCSTQPHKDEAYSHHGYSSTMALDDSSLAQTYHEYEEGTSGNSPLRRAIGSYDFLHPRPSGNSSRLDRNSSRPFTSSFHSAPFLSSYGSSNDPSQERVNEYSLPSNSNSTYTTPLQSINNEHPLPTVLENNALLNNSGNSPSLINHLRQYLNQDFSRLHQSPSPIPNSNDNDSQTRRSSWSSIASAFNDFPEEFPNASNPEAHSNFTPLNGNDESTVNMLSRLLSAAAIETVASIMNSEARNMDSQNMANGEPSRFRSVDGSFEQFLTDLRSGNLTNVLQNSSQNGNDQISSDPESNSSDLQYLRMFRFPSFHQSHNQPASNNEASDTNGPALVPVLIVCMRSISETSEDHAPTMTQENQSLHNESRENISINDITERMAQSTEFSTDLPPTFERSNSTFSHPEPTRSDFSQAFTPVSDFPANLFPGSRNLFPTSNSGNQSTSSFSRYNQPTVSVDLRNSSILRRAQEPVNGSTGENHIGDDYISSLLDSSNSNSQRPFSTVPSESNVFSRNASGNFSMSQTHQPTTDNTSSFSTQPGRLSTGLHHFPSDRDLLSNQTRRSSLARSYRFEEQLSVDDNTSDFSTLASNGAADMVTQTHSEGTFSNSTHGDWLIYVFGGLFPEHHPVLSTVSLFSDNPMYEDLLALTTYLGPAKKPVASHEDVKRSGGLFAYFDDASLSSADSCLICLETYTNGDICRKLQACKHFFHQACIDQWLTTGNNSCPLCRAHGVTTQAEEEN